Proteins encoded within one genomic window of Terriglobales bacterium:
- a CDS encoding PilZ domain-containing protein: MSDARTGKRFPLQLPITIESSSAKQSGTTGNVSAAGVYLEADTKLEIGSAVRFDIRLPKDVLGTKTDVTIRCTGRVVRKEASRQGKSGLACVIDDYEFKRGK; the protein is encoded by the coding sequence TTGTCCGACGCGCGGACCGGCAAACGTTTCCCCTTGCAGCTGCCGATCACCATCGAGTCTTCGTCCGCCAAGCAGAGCGGCACGACCGGCAACGTGAGCGCCGCGGGCGTGTACCTCGAAGCCGACACCAAGCTGGAGATCGGCTCCGCCGTCCGCTTCGACATCCGCCTGCCCAAGGACGTGCTCGGCACCAAGACCGACGTGACCATCCGCTGCACCGGCCGCGTCGTCCGCAAGGAAGCTTCCAGGCAGGGCAAGAGCGGTCTGGCGTGCGTGATCGACGACTACGAGTTCAAACGGGGCAAGTGA
- a CDS encoding response regulator transcription factor — protein sequence MLKVILADNQAIFRAGAAKVLAVEDDLRIVAQAQNAEQVAMSIDRFRASVLIISETLAENLSKIVADARKQKTQVVIVSDKPDNTADLVRTGAAGIVFRSITGAALVECIRKVSKGENFVQDTAVAKEVEESDQVGARVRDRLTPKELKIVALVVQGYKNKEIASRLGTTEQVIKNYLRNVYDKIGVGDRLELALFTIHHRILAEAAAATTAGGSSK from the coding sequence ATGCTGAAGGTCATCCTGGCAGACAACCAAGCTATCTTCCGCGCCGGCGCCGCCAAGGTGCTCGCCGTCGAGGACGACCTGCGCATCGTCGCGCAGGCCCAGAACGCCGAGCAGGTCGCCATGTCCATCGACCGCTTCCGCGCATCCGTCCTCATCATCTCCGAGACGCTCGCCGAGAACCTCAGCAAGATCGTCGCCGACGCCCGCAAGCAGAAGACCCAGGTCGTCATCGTCTCCGACAAGCCCGACAACACCGCCGACCTCGTCCGCACCGGCGCCGCCGGCATCGTCTTTCGCTCCATCACCGGCGCCGCCCTGGTCGAGTGCATCCGCAAGGTCTCCAAGGGCGAGAACTTCGTGCAGGACACCGCCGTCGCCAAGGAAGTGGAAGAGAGCGACCAGGTCGGCGCCCGCGTCCGCGACCGCCTCACTCCCAAGGAGCTGAAGATCGTCGCGCTCGTCGTGCAGGGCTACAAGAACAAGGAGATCGCCAGCCGCCTCGGCACCACCGAACAGGTCATCAAGAATTATCTGCGCAACGTCTACGACAAGATCGGCGTCGGCGACCGCCTCGAGCTCGCGCTCTTCACCATCCACCACCGCATCCTCGCGGAAGCCGCTGCCGCCACCACCGCCGGCGGAAGTTCCAAGTAG